A genomic window from Streptomyces sp. NBC_00234 includes:
- a CDS encoding MerR family transcriptional regulator, with protein MRIGELAERAGTTTRTLRYYESRGLLHARRAVNGYRTYDEDDLRMIQQIRTLQDFGFDLEETRPFVECLRAGHPAGDACPASLAVYRRKLGELDTLIEQLQTVRAEVGAQLARAELEASADLPGGPEPRCELGG; from the coding sequence ATGCGAATCGGGGAGCTGGCAGAACGGGCCGGAACGACCACGCGGACTCTGCGCTACTACGAGTCACGCGGGCTGCTGCACGCACGGCGGGCGGTGAACGGCTACCGCACGTACGACGAGGACGATCTGCGGATGATCCAGCAGATCCGGACCCTCCAGGACTTCGGTTTCGACCTGGAGGAGACCCGCCCGTTCGTCGAGTGCCTGCGCGCGGGTCATCCGGCCGGCGACGCATGCCCCGCCTCCCTCGCCGTCTACCGCCGCAAACTCGGTGAACTCGACACGCTCATCGAGCAGTTGCAGACGGTCAGGGCGGAAGTGGGCGCACAGCTGGCCCGCGCCGAGCTGGAGGCGTCGGCCGACCTGCCAGGCGGACCCGAACCACGTTGCGAACTGGGAGGATGA
- a CDS encoding helix-turn-helix domain-containing protein: MAPGHVAYGLAAQYGLRLPPETVVAWERGTATPTDRELTALAGVLWCAPGELLSAASTLREHRLTQGLSVDELAARTGLSGAAYQRMEESGRWRGNERQSAALCEELELTAAQFLTASGRNEELAELLNSAVTTRWQAYVRPVAKLVPLDRGLIQDVLEQLHTDYQSLMVSTLSWNGADTQRAGATGDSGRAFLARVVEHFWRTAGV; encoded by the coding sequence ATGGCGCCCGGTCATGTCGCCTACGGTCTCGCCGCCCAGTACGGCCTCCGGCTTCCGCCGGAGACGGTGGTCGCCTGGGAGCGCGGTACGGCGACGCCGACCGACCGCGAGCTGACGGCGCTCGCCGGTGTGCTGTGGTGCGCGCCGGGCGAGCTGCTCTCCGCCGCCTCCACCTTGCGGGAGCACCGGCTGACCCAGGGCCTCTCGGTGGACGAGCTGGCCGCGCGGACGGGGCTGAGCGGCGCCGCGTACCAGCGGATGGAGGAGTCGGGCCGCTGGCGCGGCAACGAGCGGCAGTCCGCGGCACTGTGCGAGGAACTGGAGCTGACGGCGGCGCAGTTCCTGACCGCGAGCGGGCGGAACGAGGAGCTGGCGGAGCTGCTGAACAGCGCGGTCACGACGCGCTGGCAGGCGTACGTACGCCCGGTGGCGAAGCTCGTACCGCTGGACCGCGGCCTCATCCAGGACGTACTGGAGCAGTTGCACACCGACTACCAGTCGCTGATGGTGTCCACCCTGAGCTGGAACGGCGCCGACACGCAGCGCGCCGGGGCGACGGGCGACTCGGGCCGCGCCTTCCTGGCCCGGGTCGTCGAGCACTTCTGGCGCACGGCGGGCGTGTAG
- the pta gene encoding phosphate acetyltransferase yields MARSVYVTGIDRGDGRQVVDLGVMELLTRQVDRVGVFRPLVHDSPDRLFELLRARYRLTQSPETVYGLDYHEASAVQAEQGTDELVSRLVERFHQVARAYEVVLVLGSDFSATQLPDELALNARLANEFGASVIAVVGGKGQPAESVRAETRNAYRAYAGLGCDVLAMVVNRVAPEDREKVAERLAARLPVPCSVLPDDPALSAPTVSQIVATLDATVLLGDDAGLSRDALDFVFGGAMLPNVLNALTPGCMVVTPGDRADLVIGALAAHSAGTPPIAGLLLTLDERPGEEILRLAARLAPGTPVVAVAGGSFPTAAELFTLEGKLNAATPRKAEMALGLFERHMDTADLLDRISVARSGRVTPMMFEHDLLEQARAKRRRVVLPEGAEERVLRAADVLLRRDVCDLTLLGDVDVIRKKSADLGIDLAGTQLIDPQTSELRQSFAERYAQLRAHRGVTVELAYDVVSDVNYFGTLMVQEGLADGMVSGSVHSTAATIRPAFEIIKTKPDASIVSSVFFMCLADKVLVYGDCAVNPDPDAEQLADIAVQSAATAARFGVEPRIAMLSYSTGTSGTGADVDKVREATERVRASRPDLRIEGPIQYDAAVEPSVAATKLPGSEVAGQATVLIFPDLNTGNNTYKAVQRSAGAVAVGPVLQGLRKPVNDLSRGALVQDIVNTVAITAIQAQGEE; encoded by the coding sequence GTGGCGCGCAGCGTGTACGTGACGGGAATCGACCGGGGGGACGGCCGCCAGGTCGTCGACCTGGGAGTCATGGAGCTACTGACGCGTCAGGTGGACCGGGTCGGAGTCTTCCGCCCGCTCGTGCACGACAGCCCCGACCGGCTGTTCGAGCTGCTGCGGGCGCGCTACCGGCTCACCCAGAGCCCGGAGACCGTATACGGCCTCGACTACCACGAGGCGTCCGCGGTCCAGGCGGAGCAGGGTACCGACGAACTCGTGTCACGGCTCGTCGAGCGCTTCCACCAGGTGGCCCGCGCGTACGAAGTGGTCCTGGTCCTCGGCTCCGACTTCTCCGCCACCCAGCTCCCGGACGAGCTGGCGCTCAACGCACGCCTGGCCAACGAGTTCGGCGCCTCGGTGATCGCGGTGGTCGGCGGCAAGGGCCAGCCCGCCGAGTCCGTACGGGCCGAGACGCGCAACGCCTACCGCGCCTACGCGGGGCTCGGCTGCGACGTCCTCGCCATGGTCGTGAACCGGGTGGCGCCCGAGGACCGCGAGAAGGTCGCCGAGCGGCTGGCGGCGCGGCTGCCCGTCCCCTGTTCGGTCCTGCCGGACGACCCGGCGCTCTCCGCGCCCACCGTCTCCCAGATCGTCGCGACGCTCGACGCCACGGTGCTGCTCGGGGACGACGCGGGCCTCTCCCGGGACGCCCTGGACTTCGTCTTCGGCGGCGCGATGCTGCCGAACGTGCTGAACGCGCTGACGCCGGGCTGCATGGTGGTCACCCCCGGGGACCGGGCGGACCTGGTGATCGGCGCGCTGGCCGCGCACAGCGCGGGCACACCGCCCATCGCCGGGCTGCTGCTGACGCTGGACGAGCGGCCGGGTGAGGAGATCCTGCGGCTCGCCGCGCGGCTCGCACCGGGGACCCCGGTCGTCGCGGTCGCCGGCGGCTCCTTCCCCACCGCCGCGGAACTCTTCACGCTCGAAGGCAAGCTGAACGCGGCGACGCCCCGCAAGGCGGAGATGGCGCTCGGCCTCTTCGAGCGCCACATGGACACCGCCGACCTGCTGGACCGGATCTCCGTGGCCCGCAGCGGCCGGGTCACGCCGATGATGTTCGAGCACGACCTGCTGGAGCAGGCCCGCGCCAAGCGGCGCCGGGTCGTCCTGCCCGAGGGCGCCGAGGAACGGGTGCTGCGCGCCGCCGATGTGCTGCTGCGGCGCGATGTCTGCGATCTGACCCTCCTCGGGGACGTCGACGTGATCCGCAAGAAGAGCGCGGACCTCGGCATCGACCTCGCCGGGACCCAGCTGATCGACCCGCAGACCTCGGAACTGCGCCAGTCCTTCGCGGAGCGGTACGCACAACTGCGCGCGCACCGCGGGGTGACGGTGGAGCTCGCGTACGACGTCGTGTCCGACGTGAACTACTTCGGCACGCTGATGGTCCAGGAGGGCCTGGCCGACGGCATGGTCTCCGGCTCGGTGCACTCCACCGCGGCGACGATCCGCCCGGCCTTCGAGATCATCAAGACCAAGCCGGACGCCTCGATCGTCTCCTCGGTCTTCTTCATGTGCCTCGCCGACAAGGTCCTGGTGTACGGGGACTGCGCGGTCAACCCGGACCCGGACGCGGAACAGCTCGCGGACATCGCCGTGCAGTCGGCCGCGACCGCCGCGAGGTTCGGGGTGGAGCCCCGGATCGCGATGCTGTCGTACTCGACGGGCACCTCGGGAACGGGCGCGGACGTCGACAAGGTGCGGGAGGCGACGGAGCGGGTACGCGCGTCACGGCCGGACCTCCGGATCGAGGGGCCGATCCAGTACGACGCGGCGGTCGAGCCGTCCGTCGCGGCGACCAAGCTGCCCGGCTCGGAGGTGGCCGGCCAGGCGACGGTGCTGATCTTCCCGGACCTCAACACCGGCAACAACACCTACAAGGCCGTGCAGCGCTCGGCGGGAGCGGTGGCCGTCGGCCCGGTGCTCCAGGGGCTCCGCAAGCCCGTCAACGACCTGTCCCGCGGCGCGCTCGTCCAGGACATCGTCAACACCGTGGCCATCACCGCGATCCAGGCGCAGGGCGAGGAGTGA
- a CDS encoding TIGR04222 domain-containing membrane protein translates to MWTVLIRIDVVVTLTACAGSLALSGRRPWRARHPALGPYELAYLAGGPQRVVEAALYTLWGADSRFTAGAAGRLRLGPPRPDTGAPVERALVEAWHAAGGGSPARLRARGARSDAVREVGDRLVAYGLAPRPRRTGARRAAAHLLTAAVCATAALTVATEVRAAPHLRALLLLGGTALLVRVLCPARSLRTPAGRRRLATARRTAPWAGGELGAVVLDGHSGLPDTPGGSRRRGGPGGLPSIGRQLRKMGKALEREEDRHSDQTPDSTGGHHHGCGSGGGCGGGND, encoded by the coding sequence ATGTGGACCGTTCTCATCCGTATCGACGTGGTGGTCACGCTGACCGCCTGCGCCGGCTCGCTCGCGCTCTCCGGCCGCCGCCCGTGGCGCGCCCGCCATCCGGCGCTCGGCCCCTACGAGCTGGCGTATCTGGCGGGCGGCCCGCAGCGGGTGGTGGAGGCGGCGCTGTACACCCTGTGGGGCGCGGACTCGCGCTTCACCGCCGGCGCAGCCGGCCGGCTGCGGCTCGGCCCGCCGCGCCCGGACACCGGAGCCCCCGTGGAGCGCGCGCTCGTCGAGGCGTGGCACGCCGCCGGCGGCGGCTCCCCGGCCCGGCTGCGGGCACGGGGCGCGCGGAGCGACGCCGTGCGGGAGGTCGGCGACCGGCTCGTCGCGTACGGGCTGGCGCCCCGCCCGCGGCGGACGGGGGCCCGACGGGCCGCGGCGCATCTGCTGACCGCGGCCGTGTGCGCGACGGCCGCGCTCACCGTGGCCACGGAGGTCCGGGCCGCCCCGCACCTGCGCGCCCTGCTCCTCCTGGGCGGCACCGCCCTGCTCGTGCGCGTGCTGTGCCCGGCCCGCAGCCTCCGCACCCCGGCGGGCCGCCGCCGTCTCGCAACGGCCCGCCGGACCGCACCCTGGGCCGGCGGGGAGCTCGGAGCCGTCGTCCTCGACGGGCACAGCGGGCTCCCGGACACCCCCGGAGGCTCCCGGCGGCGCGGTGGTCCCGGCGGCCTGCCGTCGATCGGACGGCAGCTGAGGAAGATGGGCAAGGCGCTGGAGCGGGAGGAGGACAGGCACTCCGACCAGACCCCGGACAGCACGGGCGGCCACCACCACGGCTGCGGCTCCGGGGGCGGCTGCGGAGGCGGCAACGACTGA
- a CDS encoding cation:dicarboxylate symporter family transporter: MAAAAARRDRTHYLYLAVIGAVVLGILVGFVAPGVAVELKPIGTGFVNLIKMMISPIIFCTIVLGVGSVRKAAKVGAVGGLALGYFLVMSTVALAIGLIVGNILEPGSGLHITEAARAAGEAQAEGAGETTADFLLGIIPTTMVSAFTGGEVLQTLLIALLAGFALQAMGAAGEPVLRGIGHIQRLVFRILAMIMWAAPVGAFGAMAAVVGETGLDALKSLAIIMIGFYVTCALFVFVVLGTILRLVAGVNLLSLLKYLGREFLLILSTSSSESALPRLIAKMEHLGISKPVVGITVPTGYSFNLDGTAIYLTMSSLFIANAMGDPLTASEQISLLVFMVIASKGAAGVTGAGLATLAGGLQSHRPELVDGVGLIVGIDRFMSEARALTNFAGNAVATVLVGTWTKEIDKERVGEVLAGRVPFDEKTLTDDVPVESAIPEPREGGEVPAKV; the protein is encoded by the coding sequence GTGGCAGCTGCAGCCGCAAGGCGGGACCGGACCCATTATCTCTACCTGGCCGTGATCGGAGCCGTGGTTCTCGGCATTCTCGTGGGCTTCGTGGCCCCCGGGGTGGCCGTGGAGCTCAAGCCCATCGGTACGGGCTTCGTGAACCTGATCAAGATGATGATCTCGCCGATCATCTTCTGCACGATCGTGCTGGGCGTCGGCTCGGTACGCAAGGCCGCCAAGGTCGGCGCCGTCGGCGGGCTCGCCCTCGGCTACTTCCTGGTGATGTCGACGGTCGCCCTGGCCATCGGCCTGATCGTCGGCAACATCCTGGAGCCCGGCTCCGGTCTGCACATCACCGAGGCGGCCCGCGCCGCCGGTGAGGCGCAGGCGGAGGGCGCCGGCGAGACGACCGCCGACTTCCTGCTCGGCATCATCCCGACCACCATGGTCTCCGCCTTCACCGGCGGCGAGGTGCTCCAGACGCTGCTGATCGCGCTGCTCGCGGGCTTCGCGCTCCAGGCGATGGGCGCGGCCGGCGAGCCGGTCCTGCGCGGCATCGGCCACATCCAGCGGCTGGTCTTCCGTATCCTCGCCATGATCATGTGGGCCGCTCCGGTCGGCGCGTTCGGCGCGATGGCCGCGGTGGTCGGCGAGACCGGCCTGGACGCGCTGAAGTCCCTGGCGATCATCATGATCGGCTTCTACGTCACGTGTGCGCTGTTCGTCTTCGTTGTGCTCGGCACGATCCTGCGGCTCGTCGCCGGGGTCAATCTGCTGTCGCTCCTGAAGTACCTGGGCCGCGAGTTCCTGCTGATCCTGTCCACCTCCTCCTCGGAGTCGGCCCTGCCCCGGCTCATCGCGAAGATGGAGCACCTGGGCATCAGCAAGCCCGTCGTCGGCATCACCGTGCCGACCGGCTACTCCTTCAACCTCGACGGCACCGCGATCTACCTCACGATGTCCTCGCTCTTCATCGCCAACGCCATGGGCGACCCGCTGACGGCGAGCGAGCAGATCTCGCTCCTGGTCTTCATGGTGATCGCCTCGAAGGGCGCGGCGGGCGTCACCGGCGCCGGCCTCGCCACCCTCGCGGGCGGCCTCCAGTCGCACCGCCCCGAACTGGTCGACGGCGTCGGCCTGATCGTCGGCATCGACCGGTTCATGAGCGAGGCCCGCGCCCTGACGAACTTCGCGGGCAACGCGGTCGCCACGGTCCTGGTCGGCACCTGGACCAAGGAGATCGACAAGGAGCGCGTCGGTGAAGTCCTCGCCGGCCGGGTCCCGTTCGACGAGAAGACCCTGACGGACGACGTTCCGGTGGAGAGCGCGATCCCCGAGCCCCGCGAGGGCGGCGAGGTGCCCGCGAAGGTCTGA
- a CDS encoding ATP-dependent 6-phosphofructokinase translates to MRIGILTAGGDCPGLNAVIRSVVHRAVVGHGDEVIGFEDGFKGLLDGHFRPLDLNAVSGILARGGTILGSARLERDRLREAAENCDELSRRYGIDALIPIGGEGTLTAARMLSDAGMPVVGVPKTIDNDISATDRTFGFDTAVGVATEAIDRLKTTAESHQRVMVVEVMGRHAGWIALESGMAGGAHGICLPERPFQVDDLVKMVEERFARGKKFAVICVAEGAHPAEGSMPYAKGEIDQFGHERFAGIGNRLAIELERRLGKEARPVILGHVQRGGTPTAYDRVLATRFGWNAVEATHRGEFGRMTALRGNEIAMVPLADAVTRLKTVPADRMYEAESVF, encoded by the coding sequence ATGCGCATCGGAATTCTCACCGCAGGCGGCGACTGCCCTGGCCTGAACGCAGTGATCCGGTCGGTCGTGCACCGCGCCGTGGTGGGTCACGGCGATGAAGTCATCGGCTTCGAGGACGGGTTCAAGGGGCTGCTCGACGGCCACTTCCGGCCGCTCGATCTCAACGCCGTCAGCGGCATCCTGGCACGCGGGGGCACCATCCTCGGTTCGGCCCGCCTGGAGCGCGACCGGCTGCGGGAAGCCGCCGAGAACTGCGACGAGCTGAGCCGTCGTTACGGCATCGACGCGCTCATCCCGATCGGCGGCGAGGGCACCCTGACCGCCGCCCGGATGCTGTCGGACGCCGGCATGCCCGTCGTCGGTGTCCCCAAGACCATCGACAACGACATCTCCGCCACCGACCGGACCTTCGGCTTCGACACCGCGGTGGGCGTCGCCACCGAAGCCATAGACCGCCTCAAGACGACCGCCGAATCGCACCAGCGGGTCATGGTCGTCGAGGTGATGGGCCGGCACGCGGGCTGGATCGCGCTGGAGTCCGGCATGGCCGGCGGCGCGCACGGCATCTGTCTGCCCGAGCGGCCGTTCCAGGTCGACGACCTGGTCAAGATGGTCGAGGAGCGCTTCGCGCGCGGCAAGAAGTTCGCCGTGATCTGTGTCGCCGAGGGCGCGCACCCGGCCGAGGGCTCCATGCCGTACGCGAAGGGCGAGATCGACCAGTTCGGGCACGAGCGCTTCGCCGGGATCGGCAACCGGCTCGCCATCGAGCTGGAGAGGCGGCTCGGCAAGGAGGCCCGGCCGGTCATCCTCGGGCATGTGCAGCGCGGCGGCACACCGACCGCGTACGACCGGGTGCTCGCGACGCGCTTCGGCTGGAACGCGGTGGAGGCGACGCACCGGGGCGAGTTCGGCAGGATGACGGCGCTGCGGGGCAACGAGATCGCCATGGTCCCGCTCGCCGACGCGGTCACCCGGCTGAAGACCGTACCGGCGGACCGGATGTACGAGGCCGAGTCGGTCTTCTGA
- the trxA gene encoding thioredoxin, giving the protein MIHAEGVLEVTDATFDEEVLGAGLPVLVEFTADWCGPCRQLAPVLSAVASEESGRLKVVQLDVDANPGITSRYAVLSMPTLMVFHAGEPVKSMVGARPKRKLLQELEDVFTTA; this is encoded by the coding sequence ATGATTCACGCAGAAGGTGTTCTTGAGGTCACCGACGCGACCTTCGACGAGGAGGTCCTGGGAGCGGGCCTCCCGGTCCTGGTGGAGTTCACCGCCGACTGGTGCGGCCCCTGCCGCCAGCTCGCCCCGGTGCTCAGCGCCGTGGCGTCGGAGGAGAGCGGCCGGCTCAAGGTCGTCCAGCTCGACGTGGACGCCAACCCGGGCATCACCTCGCGGTACGCGGTGCTGTCGATGCCGACCCTGATGGTCTTCCACGCGGGCGAACCGGTGAAGTCGATGGTGGGCGCCCGCCCCAAGCGCAAGCTCCTCCAGGAACTGGAGGACGTGTTCACGACGGCGTGA
- a CDS encoding response regulator, protein MIRVLVVEDDPVAADAHQLYVGRVPGFEVAAVAHSRAEAVRALDRTPVDLLLLDLYLPDGHGLQLLRSLRAAGHAADVIAVTSARDLAVVREGVSLGVVQYVLKPFTYPTLRDRLVRYAEFHAAAGEASGQEEVDRALGALRVSHPSALPKGLSGPTLEAVTRALRAAGEGLTAAAAGEELGMSRITARRYLEHLVTVGRAARRPHYGQVGRPELHYRWVPEGQ, encoded by the coding sequence ATGATCCGGGTCCTGGTCGTCGAGGACGACCCGGTGGCGGCGGACGCCCATCAGCTGTACGTGGGCCGGGTGCCGGGCTTCGAGGTGGCGGCCGTGGCGCACTCACGGGCGGAGGCGGTACGGGCACTGGACCGCACCCCGGTGGATCTGCTGCTCCTGGACCTGTATCTGCCGGACGGACACGGCCTTCAGCTGCTGCGCTCGCTGCGCGCCGCCGGCCACGCGGCCGATGTCATCGCCGTGACGTCGGCGCGCGATCTGGCGGTGGTGCGGGAAGGGGTGTCGCTCGGTGTCGTCCAGTACGTGCTGAAGCCGTTCACGTACCCCACCCTCCGGGACCGGCTGGTGCGGTACGCGGAGTTCCACGCGGCGGCGGGCGAGGCGAGCGGCCAGGAGGAGGTGGACCGGGCTCTCGGGGCCCTGCGGGTCAGCCATCCGTCGGCGCTCCCCAAGGGGCTGAGCGGGCCGACCCTGGAGGCGGTGACCCGGGCCCTGCGGGCCGCCGGGGAGGGGCTGACGGCGGCTGCGGCCGGTGAGGAGCTGGGGATGTCGCGGATCACCGCGCGCCGCTATCTGGAGCATCTGGTGACCGTGGGCCGCGCGGCGCGCAGACCGCACTACGGGCAGGTGGGGCGCCCGGAGCTCCACTACCGGTGGGTTCCGGAGGGCCAGTGA
- a CDS encoding acetate kinase: MTTPIGEGTTTVAPELPHRVLVLNSGSSSVKYQLLDMRDRSRLAVGLVERIGEETSRLTHTLLEGGGAEPRERTGRIADHEEALKAAAEELAADGLGLDSPELAAIGHRVVHGGLRFTEPTVITDEVLAEIERLVPVAPLHNPANITGIRTAQALRPDLPQVAVFDTAFHTTMPESAARYAIDIETADAHRIRRYGFHGTSHAYVSRRTAELLGRPREELSLVVLHLGNGASASAVAGGRCVDTSMGLTPLEGLVMGTRSGDIDPAVTFHLMRVAGMSADEIDVLLNKKSGLVGLCGDNDMREIRRRVDEGDERAALAFDIYIHRLKKYIGAYSAVLGRVDAVVFTAGVGENSAPVREAAIAGLEELGLAVDADLNAVRSGEPRLISPNYARVAVAVVPTDEELEIAGQTFALVGQVDN, translated from the coding sequence ATGACCACCCCGATCGGCGAAGGTACGACCACCGTGGCCCCCGAGCTCCCCCATCGCGTCCTCGTGCTCAACTCCGGCTCCTCGTCGGTGAAGTACCAGCTTCTCGACATGCGCGACCGGTCACGGCTCGCGGTCGGCCTGGTCGAGCGGATCGGCGAGGAGACCTCCCGGCTCACGCACACCCTGCTGGAGGGCGGCGGCGCGGAGCCGCGGGAGCGCACCGGCCGGATCGCGGACCACGAGGAGGCCCTGAAGGCGGCTGCCGAGGAACTGGCGGCCGACGGCCTCGGCCTGGACTCCCCCGAACTGGCGGCGATCGGCCACCGTGTGGTGCACGGCGGTCTGCGGTTCACCGAGCCCACCGTGATCACGGACGAGGTGCTGGCGGAGATCGAGCGTCTCGTCCCGGTGGCCCCGCTGCACAACCCGGCGAACATCACGGGCATCCGTACGGCACAGGCGCTGCGCCCCGACCTGCCGCAGGTCGCGGTCTTCGACACGGCGTTCCACACGACGATGCCGGAGAGCGCCGCGCGGTACGCGATCGACATCGAGACGGCGGACGCGCACCGGATCCGCCGTTACGGCTTCCACGGCACCTCGCACGCGTACGTCTCCCGCAGGACGGCGGAGCTGCTGGGCCGGCCGCGGGAAGAGCTCAGCCTCGTCGTGCTGCACCTGGGCAACGGCGCCTCGGCCTCCGCGGTGGCGGGCGGCCGGTGCGTGGACACCTCCATGGGACTGACCCCCTTGGAGGGGCTGGTGATGGGTACGCGTTCCGGAGACATCGATCCGGCGGTCACCTTCCATCTCATGCGGGTGGCGGGGATGTCCGCGGACGAGATCGATGTCCTGCTGAACAAGAAGAGCGGTCTGGTCGGGCTGTGCGGCGACAACGACATGCGGGAGATCCGCCGCCGGGTCGACGAGGGCGACGAGCGTGCCGCGCTCGCCTTCGACATCTACATCCACCGGCTGAAGAAGTACATCGGCGCCTATTCGGCGGTCCTCGGGCGGGTGGACGCGGTGGTGTTCACGGCGGGTGTCGGGGAGAACTCGGCCCCGGTGCGCGAGGCTGCCATCGCCGGTCTGGAGGAGCTGGGGCTCGCGGTGGACGCGGACCTCAACGCCGTGCGGTCCGGCGAACCGCGGCTGATCTCGCCGAACTACGCGCGGGTCGCGGTCGCCGTGGTGCCGACGGACGAGGAGCTGGAGATCGCCGGCCAGACCTTCGCCCTCGTCGGACAGGTCGACAACTGA
- a CDS encoding sensor histidine kinase, producing the protein MRLPRTRPRSLAGQLFAMQVVLVAAVVAGCAFFAYASGSAQAEETATRQVRAAAVAVAGSPSVREAIRTPDPSAVLQPYAEQVRRDTGIAFVTIMSPQRVRWTHPDTGRIGETFLGHTAQALRGETFTETYTGTLGPSIRVVTPVLDGGRITGLVSAGITVERVSTQVREQLGALGLAAGGALALGGLGTYVINARLRRHTHGMNAGELSRMHDYHEATLHALREGLLMLDGRRRIALINDAGRELLGLEPGAVGRTVDELALPAPLTGALLASEPRVDEVHLAADRVIVVNTRPVVGGERRGTVVTLRDHTELQALSGELDSERGFTQALRSQAHEAANRLHTVVSLIELGRVDEAVDFATAELELAQVLTDRVVGAVAEPVLAALLLGKAAQANERGVELVLADSSLIDDGALPATLAQRDLVTILGNLIDNAVDAASEAATDGPGVVGAAPGAVTVPSPRTGSRARVTVTALAGDGELLLRVADTGAGIGPDDADEVFRRGWSTHGAGRGLGLALVRQAAHRNGGTIALARAADGGAEFTVRLPLRDRTGKEVTA; encoded by the coding sequence ATGCGCCTCCCCCGTACCCGCCCCCGCAGCCTGGCCGGCCAGCTCTTCGCCATGCAGGTCGTGCTGGTGGCCGCCGTGGTCGCCGGGTGCGCCTTCTTCGCGTACGCCTCCGGGAGCGCGCAGGCGGAGGAGACCGCCACCCGGCAGGTGCGGGCCGCGGCGGTGGCGGTGGCCGGTTCCCCCTCCGTACGGGAGGCGATCCGCACCCCGGACCCCTCGGCCGTGCTCCAGCCGTACGCGGAACAGGTCCGCAGGGACACCGGGATCGCCTTCGTCACGATCATGAGTCCGCAGCGGGTGCGCTGGACGCATCCGGACACCGGGCGGATCGGCGAGACCTTCCTCGGGCACACCGCCCAGGCGCTGCGCGGAGAGACGTTCACCGAGACGTACACCGGGACGCTCGGGCCCTCGATACGGGTCGTGACGCCGGTCCTGGACGGCGGCCGGATCACCGGGCTCGTCAGTGCGGGCATCACCGTCGAGCGGGTCTCCACCCAGGTGCGCGAGCAACTGGGTGCGCTGGGGCTCGCCGCGGGCGGGGCGCTGGCGCTCGGCGGACTCGGTACGTATGTGATCAACGCCCGGCTCCGGCGCCACACGCACGGCATGAACGCGGGTGAGCTGAGCCGGATGCACGACTACCACGAGGCCACGCTGCACGCGCTCCGCGAGGGCCTGCTGATGCTCGACGGGCGGCGCAGGATCGCGCTGATCAACGACGCGGGCCGGGAGCTGCTCGGCCTGGAGCCGGGCGCGGTCGGCCGGACCGTCGACGAGCTGGCGCTGCCCGCGCCCCTGACAGGCGCGCTGCTGGCCTCGGAGCCCCGGGTCGACGAGGTCCATCTGGCGGCGGACCGGGTGATCGTCGTCAACACCCGCCCGGTGGTGGGCGGGGAGCGGCGAGGCACCGTGGTGACCCTGCGGGACCACACCGAACTCCAGGCGCTGTCGGGCGAGTTGGACTCCGAGCGCGGCTTCACCCAGGCACTGCGCTCCCAGGCCCACGAGGCGGCGAACCGGCTGCACACCGTGGTGTCCCTGATCGAACTGGGCCGCGTCGACGAGGCGGTGGACTTCGCGACGGCGGAACTGGAGCTGGCCCAGGTGCTCACCGACCGGGTCGTGGGCGCGGTCGCCGAACCGGTGCTGGCGGCGCTGCTGCTCGGCAAGGCGGCGCAGGCGAACGAGCGGGGCGTCGAGCTGGTGCTCGCGGACAGCAGCCTGATCGACGACGGGGCGCTGCCCGCCACGCTGGCGCAGCGCGATCTGGTGACCATCCTCGGCAATCTGATCGACAACGCGGTCGACGCGGCGTCGGAGGCGGCGACGGACGGGCCGGGCGTGGTGGGCGCCGCCCCCGGCGCGGTGACCGTCCCGTCGCCGCGCACCGGCTCGCGGGCCCGCGTCACGGTGACCGCGCTCGCCGGGGACGGCGAACTGCTGCTGCGGGTCGCGGACACCGGGGCGGGCATCGGCCCCGACGACGCCGACGAGGTCTTCCGGCGCGGCTGGTCGACGCACGGCGCCGGGCGCGGGCTCGGTCTCGCGCTCGTACGGCAGGCCGCGCACCGCAACGGCGGGACGATCGCCCTGGCCCGGGCCGCGGACGGCGGCGCCGAGTTCACGGTGCGGCTGCCGCTCCGGGACCGTACGGGCAAGGAGGTCACCGCATGA